The proteins below are encoded in one region of Vibrio sp. ED004:
- the nrtS gene encoding nitrate/nitrite transporter NrtS: protein MPLAQFIKTAGEPTILKRSLKVSLIVGTILMFINHGDKLLSSNIDITLIIKILMTYCVPFCVSTQASVSATLQSRKKAV, encoded by the coding sequence ATGCCTTTAGCTCAGTTTATTAAAACCGCAGGCGAACCTACGATACTGAAACGCTCACTCAAGGTTTCTCTCATAGTTGGCACCATTCTTATGTTCATTAATCACGGTGACAAATTGCTCTCCAGCAACATTGACATAACGCTGATCATTAAGATCTTGATGACTTACTGCGTACCCTTTTGTGTGTCTACCCAAGCCAGCGTTTCTGCAACTCTTCAATCCCGAAAGAAGGCCGTCTAA